The Candidatus Zixiibacteriota bacterium genome window below encodes:
- the rplU gene encoding 50S ribosomal protein L21: protein MAYEAVFESGGKQFAVGTGDVVCVPHLAGEIGTTVAFDRVLLVRHGNETRTGQPHVAGATVAAEILSQDRADKVVVFHFRRRVKYRRRTGHRQPQTKVRITAVHA from the coding sequence ATGGCATACGAGGCAGTCTTTGAATCAGGGGGGAAGCAGTTTGCGGTGGGGACCGGTGATGTCGTCTGCGTTCCCCATCTGGCGGGAGAGATCGGAACGACGGTCGCCTTCGACCGGGTTCTCTTGGTCCGCCATGGCAACGAAACCCGGACCGGACAGCCGCATGTCGCCGGGGCCACAGTGGCCGCGGAGATTCTCAGCCAGGACCGCGCGGACAAGGTCGTCGTGTTTCACTTCCGACGCCGCGTCAAGTACCGGCGCCGGACCGGCCATCGCCAGCCGCAGACGAAGGTGCGCATCACTGCTGTCCACGCGTAG
- the uvrB gene encoding excinuclease ABC subunit UvrB: MFDLRQDVFDLHSPYQPTGDQPAAIASLIDGLRRGLAHQTLLGVTGSGKTFTMANVIAQWGRPTLVLSHNKTLAAQLYGELKSYFPQNAVEFFISYYDYYQPEAYVPQTDTYIEKDTSINDDIDRLRLRATASLLERPDVIIVASVSCIYGLGSPEEYKSMMVFVRVGESIPRDRLLSALIDIHYTRNDFDSARGTFRVRGDTVEIMPAYEETAVRVEFFGDQIERITLVDALTGEVLRRQDKKAIYPAKHFVTSTPRLTQAISSIETELELRLAELRAQDKLLEAQRLESRTRFDIEMMREIGYCSGIENYSRHLSGRQPGERPFTLLDFFPRDDFLTIIDESHQSLPQVRGMYAGDRSRKEVLVEYGFRLPSALDNRPLFFDEFWSCLDKVIYTSATPAELELEKSGGVVVEQLIRPTGLVDPEIVVRPLDRQVDDLIGEIRQRVAAKERVLVTTLTKRMAEDLADYLAQLHIRVRYLHSEIDAIERTEILRDLRLGEFDVLVGINLLREGLDLPEVSLVAILDADKEGFLRSERSLIQVSGRAARNKSGTVIMYADEITDSMRRALDETARRRTIQQRYNEEHGIIPQTIVKTEDEIRRSTVFADAKTEWVDTESDKPRRPTGFEQMALDDQIMFLTKAMKDASKKLDFEQAAKLRDEIGELRKQRHGKK; encoded by the coding sequence ATGTTCGACCTGCGACAGGATGTCTTTGATCTCCACAGCCCCTATCAGCCGACCGGGGACCAGCCCGCCGCCATCGCGTCTCTGATCGACGGCCTCCGGCGCGGATTGGCACACCAGACACTTCTGGGGGTGACCGGATCGGGCAAGACGTTCACCATGGCCAACGTGATCGCCCAATGGGGGCGGCCGACTTTGGTCCTGTCGCACAACAAGACGCTGGCAGCGCAGTTGTACGGGGAATTGAAGTCGTATTTCCCCCAGAACGCCGTCGAGTTCTTCATCAGCTATTATGACTACTACCAGCCGGAGGCGTATGTCCCCCAGACCGACACCTACATCGAAAAGGACACGTCGATCAACGATGACATCGACCGTTTACGCCTGCGGGCCACGGCGTCGCTTCTGGAGCGACCCGATGTGATCATCGTCGCCTCGGTGTCGTGCATCTATGGCCTGGGCTCGCCGGAGGAATATAAGAGCATGATGGTCTTTGTGCGCGTCGGCGAGTCGATCCCGCGCGACCGTCTCCTCTCGGCGTTGATCGACATCCACTACACGCGCAACGATTTCGATTCGGCCCGCGGGACATTTCGCGTGCGCGGCGACACGGTCGAGATCATGCCCGCCTACGAAGAAACGGCGGTGCGGGTCGAGTTCTTCGGCGATCAGATCGAGCGGATCACGCTCGTCGATGCCCTGACCGGCGAGGTGCTCCGCCGCCAGGACAAGAAGGCGATCTACCCCGCCAAACACTTCGTCACCAGCACGCCGCGGCTGACGCAGGCGATATCCTCGATCGAGACCGAGCTTGAACTCCGATTAGCGGAGCTGCGCGCCCAGGACAAGTTGCTCGAGGCGCAACGGCTCGAGTCGCGCACGCGCTTCGACATCGAAATGATGCGCGAGATCGGCTACTGCAGCGGGATCGAGAACTACTCGCGGCATCTGTCGGGACGGCAGCCGGGGGAGCGGCCATTCACCCTCTTGGACTTCTTCCCCCGCGATGATTTCCTCACGATCATCGACGAATCGCATCAGAGCCTGCCGCAGGTGCGGGGCATGTACGCCGGGGATCGCTCGCGCAAGGAGGTGCTGGTCGAATACGGCTTTCGCCTCCCCTCGGCATTGGACAATCGGCCGCTCTTCTTCGATGAATTCTGGTCGTGCTTGGACAAGGTGATCTACACCTCGGCGACGCCGGCGGAACTTGAGCTGGAGAAATCCGGGGGCGTTGTGGTCGAGCAATTGATCCGTCCCACCGGGCTGGTCGATCCGGAGATCGTCGTTCGCCCGCTCGACAGGCAGGTCGATGATCTGATCGGCGAGATTCGTCAACGCGTCGCCGCCAAAGAACGCGTGCTGGTGACCACACTCACAAAGCGCATGGCGGAAGACCTCGCCGATTACCTGGCTCAACTGCACATTCGGGTGCGCTACCTCCACTCCGAAATCGACGCCATCGAGCGCACGGAGATTCTGCGTGATTTGCGACTCGGTGAATTCGACGTTTTGGTCGGGATCAACCTGCTGCGCGAGGGGCTGGATCTCCCCGAAGTCTCGCTGGTGGCCATTCTCGATGCCGACAAGGAGGGGTTCCTCCGCTCCGAGCGCTCGCTGATCCAGGTCTCGGGACGGGCCGCGCGCAACAAGAGCGGGACTGTGATCATGTACGCCGATGAGATCACCGATTCGATGCGTCGCGCCTTGGATGAAACCGCGCGCCGACGCACCATTCAGCAGCGATACAACGAGGAGCACGGGATCATCCCGCAGACGATCGTCAAGACCGAGGACGAGATTCGCCGCTCCACCGTGTTCGCCGATGCCAAGACCGAGTGGGTCGATACCGAGAGCGACAAACCGCGCCGTCCGACCGGCTTTGAGCAGATGGCCCTCGACGACCAGATCATGTTCCTCACCAAGGCGATGAAAGATGCCTCCAAGAAACTCGACTTCGAGCAGGCGGCGAAGCTGCGCGATGAGATCGGGGAGTTGCGGAAGCAGCGACATGGCAAGAAGTAG
- a CDS encoding transcriptional repressor, which produces MKKSEAKDGGDTVSQQRTNFDNWVRRRGLKRSSQRGTVVDIFLRNTNHVSCDDIYQIVKRRDLRIGYSTVYRTLKLLTAANLAREVNFGDGVTRYDHNYNYNFQNHYHLICTSCGETTEFTSKAVDKSQKQIAGRYGFVPQHHKLEVYGLCRACRNSS; this is translated from the coding sequence ATGAAAAAGAGTGAGGCCAAGGACGGCGGGGACACGGTCAGCCAGCAGCGCACCAACTTCGACAACTGGGTCCGGCGGCGTGGTCTGAAGCGTTCCAGCCAGCGCGGGACGGTGGTCGACATCTTCCTGCGCAACACCAATCACGTGTCGTGCGACGACATCTACCAGATCGTCAAACGGCGCGATCTGCGCATCGGGTACTCCACGGTCTACCGCACGCTCAAGCTCCTGACCGCAGCCAATCTGGCGCGCGAAGTGAACTTCGGCGACGGCGTGACGCGCTACGATCACAATTACAACTACAACTTCCAGAATCACTATCACCTGATTTGCACCTCATGCGGCGAGACCACCGAGTTCACCAGCAAGGCGGTGGACAAGAGCCAGAAGCAGATCGCCGGCCGGTATGGATTCGTCCCCCAGCACCACAAGTTGGAAGTCTATGGCCTGTGCCGGGCGTGCCGGAACTCGTCATAG
- a CDS encoding FeoA family protein, whose amino-acid sequence MRPGQTARIVGLSGHSNPGLASRILEIGLVPGTVVRYLRAAPLGDPIEVDVEGFLLSLRRNEAEVVLVEID is encoded by the coding sequence ATGAGACCCGGCCAGACAGCGCGCATCGTCGGGCTGTCCGGCCACAGCAATCCCGGCCTGGCCTCTCGCATCTTGGAAATCGGACTGGTGCCGGGGACGGTCGTACGTTATCTGCGTGCCGCACCCCTGGGCGATCCGATCGAAGTGGACGTCGAGGGGTTCCTGCTGTCGCTGCGTCGCAACGAAGCCGAAGTGGTGCTGGTGGAGATCGATTGA
- the feoB gene encoding ferrous iron transport protein B, protein MDPLAVRNRNADVPRLVPFLTSGRPRFTVALIGNPNSGKTTLFNALTGLRQKVANYPGVTIERKTGRWQTDRADYELIDLPGTYSLIPHSPDEAIATDLLRGEGTDAAPDAVICIVDVNNLSRHLYLAGQVIELGRPVVIALTMVDEARRRGAKVKSARLSSQLGVPVIEVVATEGIGLDRLAAALDSALAGPWIAPKRGYRLPPALERRIAKAIPQAEANESQVLSCVAGQHTRACTEKLEQVAHAVRADLGVDEETVRRFIIEGRYRWQRDLSRMALRRNGSRVADWTRRLDAVFLHPALGFAILLAILALMFQAVFRWAAVPMDFLGTVTGTWLPSWTARILGPGPLRSLVNDGVLAGVGSVVTFLPQILILFAFLTVLEDSGYMARAAFILDRIMFKVGLSGRSFIPLLSSFACAIPGIMATRTVPHPRDRLTTILVAPLMTCSARLVVYTLLIAAFVPDLPIWGPLRLQGVTLLSLYVLGIVAAAGVAALFRKTILRGPTPPLLLELPAYRRPRLRTLALSLLERTRLFLTTAGTIIFAASIVLWALFTYPRNSEVERRFVAERQTILQQPDATVRAASLTALDHRAAAERLEHSAAGSIGRVIEPTLRPLGFDWKIAIGIMGSLAAREVFVSTMGIVYGVGSDGNDRGLIDRLKADRNPRTGATVWTPLVAITLMVFYAFALQCVSTMAVMRRETNSWKWPAFAFVYMGVLAYAAALLTRQVWQYFS, encoded by the coding sequence ATGGACCCGCTGGCCGTCCGCAATCGGAATGCCGATGTGCCCCGACTTGTGCCCTTCCTCACAAGCGGCCGGCCGCGCTTCACCGTCGCCCTGATCGGTAATCCCAATTCCGGCAAAACCACGTTATTCAACGCCCTCACCGGGCTGCGCCAGAAGGTCGCCAACTACCCCGGCGTCACCATCGAGCGGAAGACCGGGCGGTGGCAGACAGACCGGGCCGACTACGAGCTGATCGATCTGCCCGGCACGTATTCGCTGATTCCGCATTCTCCGGATGAGGCGATTGCCACCGATCTGCTGCGCGGCGAGGGAACAGACGCGGCTCCGGACGCGGTGATATGCATCGTCGACGTCAACAACCTCTCCCGGCACCTCTACCTCGCCGGTCAGGTCATCGAGCTTGGTCGGCCGGTGGTGATTGCCCTTACGATGGTCGACGAGGCGCGGCGTCGCGGGGCGAAGGTCAAGTCTGCCCGGTTGTCGTCACAACTCGGCGTCCCCGTGATCGAGGTCGTGGCGACCGAGGGAATCGGCCTCGACCGACTCGCGGCGGCATTGGACAGCGCCTTGGCCGGTCCATGGATTGCACCGAAACGCGGCTACCGACTCCCCCCGGCGTTGGAACGGAGGATCGCAAAAGCGATACCGCAGGCAGAGGCCAACGAATCCCAAGTCCTGTCATGCGTGGCCGGGCAACACACACGGGCCTGCACCGAGAAACTGGAGCAGGTTGCTCATGCGGTCCGCGCCGATCTTGGGGTGGACGAGGAAACAGTCCGGCGTTTCATCATCGAGGGGCGCTACCGTTGGCAGCGCGACCTGTCACGCATGGCACTGCGGCGCAACGGCTCACGCGTGGCCGACTGGACGCGCCGTTTGGATGCCGTCTTCTTGCACCCCGCATTGGGGTTCGCCATCCTGCTGGCCATTCTGGCGCTGATGTTCCAGGCGGTGTTTCGCTGGGCCGCGGTGCCGATGGACTTTCTCGGCACCGTGACGGGAACCTGGCTTCCCTCCTGGACGGCTCGAATCCTCGGGCCCGGACCGCTGCGCAGTCTGGTCAATGACGGTGTGCTGGCCGGCGTGGGATCGGTCGTCACCTTCTTACCGCAGATTCTGATCCTGTTCGCATTCCTGACCGTCCTCGAAGATTCCGGATACATGGCGCGCGCCGCCTTCATCCTCGACCGCATCATGTTCAAAGTCGGGCTGTCGGGACGCAGCTTCATTCCGCTGCTCTCGTCGTTCGCCTGCGCCATTCCGGGGATCATGGCCACGCGCACAGTGCCGCATCCACGCGACCGCCTCACCACCATCCTTGTGGCGCCATTAATGACGTGCTCGGCGCGTCTGGTGGTCTATACCCTGTTGATCGCCGCGTTCGTCCCTGATCTCCCAATCTGGGGTCCTCTACGTCTGCAAGGGGTGACTCTGCTCTCCCTGTACGTGCTGGGAATCGTGGCGGCGGCGGGGGTCGCGGCATTGTTTCGCAAGACAATCCTCCGTGGCCCGACGCCGCCTCTGTTGTTGGAGCTTCCCGCCTACCGCCGGCCGCGGTTGCGCACGCTGGCCCTGTCGCTTCTTGAACGCACGCGGTTGTTTTTGACGACGGCGGGGACGATCATCTTTGCCGCCTCGATTGTGCTGTGGGCGCTGTTCACCTACCCGCGCAACAGCGAAGTCGAGCGGCGATTCGTGGCGGAGCGGCAGACGATCCTGCAACAGCCCGACGCGACAGTCCGAGCCGCTTCATTGACCGCACTCGATCACCGCGCGGCAGCCGAGCGCTTGGAACACTCCGCGGCCGGGTCCATCGGACGCGTCATTGAACCGACACTGCGGCCGCTCGGATTCGATTGGAAAATCGCCATCGGCATCATGGGGTCGCTGGCCGCGCGCGAGGTCTTTGTCTCGACGATGGGTATCGTCTACGGCGTCGGCTCGGACGGCAACGATCGGGGCCTGATTGACCGCTTGAAGGCGGATCGCAATCCCCGCACCGGCGCGACGGTCTGGACGCCGCTGGTGGCCATCACGCTCATGGTCTTCTATGCCTTCGCATTGCAGTGTGTCTCCACGATGGCGGTGATGCGGCGCGAGACCAACAGTTGGAAATGGCCGGCCTTCGCCTTCGTGTACATGGGCGTGCTCGCCTATGCCGCCGCCCTGTTGACCCGCCAGGTGTGGCAGTATTTCTCGTAG
- a CDS encoding SDR family NAD(P)-dependent oxidoreductase — METANLSGLRAIITGASKGIGRAIAERLAAEKAVLALMARSGDLLLERAEDCRKRGARAEAFVADVADADAVERQFQKAIDWLGGVDLLVNNAGLGYFAPIDELSVARFDEMINTNLRGAFLCARAVIPRMKADGGGTIINISSIAGKYGSEGGGGYCASKFGLMGLNECMGLDLRAHNIRVTAICPGSVNAPDFRAGRSTRIKPENMIQAADVAEAVVYIARQPARIFIREMEVRVTRTA, encoded by the coding sequence ATGGAGACAGCGAATCTGTCCGGTCTGCGCGCGATCATCACCGGCGCCTCCAAGGGAATCGGCCGGGCGATCGCCGAACGGCTCGCTGCCGAGAAGGCCGTGCTGGCCCTGATGGCGCGCAGCGGCGATCTACTCCTGGAACGGGCCGAAGACTGCCGTAAGCGGGGTGCTCGCGCCGAGGCCTTTGTCGCTGATGTTGCCGATGCCGATGCCGTCGAGCGCCAGTTCCAAAAGGCAATCGACTGGCTCGGCGGGGTGGACCTGTTGGTCAACAACGCCGGGCTCGGATATTTCGCGCCAATCGATGAACTTTCTGTGGCCCGATTCGATGAGATGATCAACACCAACCTGCGCGGCGCCTTTCTCTGCGCCCGGGCGGTGATCCCGCGCATGAAGGCCGATGGCGGCGGCACGATCATCAACATCTCGTCAATCGCCGGGAAGTACGGTTCCGAAGGTGGCGGGGGGTACTGCGCCTCAAAATTCGGCCTGATGGGGCTGAACGAATGCATGGGGCTTGATCTGCGCGCCCACAACATTCGTGTGACCGCCATCTGCCCCGGCTCGGTCAATGCTCCCGACTTCCGCGCCGGACGTTCGACCCGGATCAAGCCGGAGAACATGATCCAGGCCGCCGACGTCGCCGAGGCGGTCGTCTACATCGCCCGCCAGCCCGCCCGCATCTTCATCCGCGAAATGGAAGTCCGCGTCACGCGGACGGCGTGA
- a CDS encoding STAS domain-containing protein has translation MKVKSYEKDGVEVVEAKGKFLGGADTGELDERLYALLGRQCKKVVIDLGNADWINSSGIAILIHHWKKFRDIGGNLKLANLTQKIEKILIISKLTTVFETYDSLDEAIASFK, from the coding sequence ATGAAGGTCAAATCGTACGAGAAGGACGGCGTTGAGGTGGTTGAGGCAAAAGGGAAGTTCCTGGGCGGGGCCGACACCGGCGAGCTGGACGAACGGCTCTATGCCCTGTTGGGCCGGCAGTGCAAAAAGGTCGTGATCGACCTGGGGAACGCCGACTGGATCAACTCCTCCGGCATCGCCATCCTGATCCACCACTGGAAGAAGTTCCGTGACATCGGCGGGAACCTGAAACTCGCCAATCTGACCCAGAAGATCGAGAAGATCCTGATCATCTCGAAGCTGACCACGGTGTTCGAGACCTACGATTCCCTCGACGAGGCGATTGCCAGCTTCAAGTAG